A single Longimicrobium sp. DNA region contains:
- a CDS encoding type II CAAX endopeptidase family protein, which yields MTEASAPRTTAEFVFQGSYGLRAGWRLVLYSLLFVVVTRVLTVAVGAAGLSQSMLATTSAALLGALVAGWVMIRAVDQRPAGALGFAAEPAGLRDSAFGTLAGGAMLGAAVVLLAVAGTARWVAEPGTVSEYVAALGRALLFFWVAAALEEVLFRGYPFQVLVQGIGVWPTLLVTSALFTYVHGHNPNVTALGLANIFLAGFMLGVAYLRTRSLWFATAVHMGWNWAMSGLLDFPVSGFRPFDAPYYDAHETGADWWTGGAFGPEAGVAATLTLALGTVWLTRTRRIGESARMRELRPLVDARIGEGWR from the coding sequence ATGACGGAGGCGTCCGCCCCGCGCACGACGGCCGAGTTCGTCTTCCAGGGCTCGTACGGGCTGCGCGCGGGGTGGCGGCTGGTGCTGTACTCGCTGCTCTTCGTGGTCGTGACCCGCGTCCTGACCGTCGCCGTCGGCGCGGCGGGGCTGTCGCAGAGCATGCTCGCCACGACCTCCGCCGCGCTTTTGGGCGCGTTGGTTGCGGGGTGGGTGATGATTCGCGCGGTCGACCAGCGGCCCGCGGGAGCGCTCGGCTTCGCCGCCGAGCCCGCCGGGTTGAGGGATTCCGCTTTCGGAACACTGGCCGGCGGCGCCATGTTGGGCGCCGCCGTCGTTTTGCTTGCGGTGGCGGGTACGGCCCGGTGGGTTGCCGAACCGGGCACGGTGTCCGAATATGTCGCCGCCCTGGGACGGGCGCTGCTGTTCTTCTGGGTGGCGGCCGCCCTGGAAGAGGTGCTCTTCCGGGGCTATCCGTTCCAGGTGCTGGTGCAGGGAATCGGTGTCTGGCCCACGCTGCTGGTGACGTCGGCGCTGTTCACGTACGTGCACGGCCACAACCCGAACGTGACGGCCTTGGGGCTGGCGAACATCTTCCTGGCCGGGTTCATGCTTGGCGTCGCCTATCTGCGCACGCGGTCGCTGTGGTTCGCCACCGCGGTGCACATGGGATGGAACTGGGCGATGTCGGGGCTGCTGGACTTTCCCGTCAGCGGCTTTCGCCCCTTCGACGCGCCGTACTACGACGCGCACGAGACCGGCGCCGACTGGTGGACGGGGGGCGCCTTCGGTCCCGAGGCCGGCGTGGCGGCGACGTTGACGCTGGCGCTGGGCACCGTGTGGCTGACGCGGACGCGGCGGATCGGCGAGAGCGCGCGGATGCGCGAACTGCGGCCGCTGGTGGACGCGCGGATCGGCGAGGGGTGGCGGTGA
- a CDS encoding biotin transporter BioY, with translation MTTNRFTLTQPAAAGLVPSRTARRVIGVVALAAATAVGARISVLIPGTPVPFTFQPLFVILAGVLLGARLGAASQALYLAAGIAGLPVFVAGGGAAYLLGPTGGYLMAYPLAAFLAGMWADCSALRTLAGLLLGLATIYAGGLAWLSIVGDVNVAVALGLRPFVLMDLVKVAMVLAIARRIGGRTRARVA, from the coding sequence ATGACGACCAACCGCTTCACCCTGACCCAGCCGGCCGCCGCCGGGCTCGTTCCCTCCCGCACCGCGCGCCGGGTGATCGGCGTCGTGGCGCTCGCCGCGGCCACGGCCGTCGGCGCCCGCATCTCGGTGCTGATCCCGGGAACGCCGGTGCCGTTTACCTTCCAGCCGCTGTTCGTGATCCTCGCCGGCGTGCTCCTGGGCGCGCGCCTGGGCGCGGCCAGCCAGGCGCTGTACCTGGCGGCCGGCATCGCCGGGCTGCCGGTGTTCGTGGCGGGTGGCGGCGCCGCGTACCTGTTGGGCCCGACCGGCGGCTATCTGATGGCGTATCCCCTGGCCGCGTTCCTCGCCGGCATGTGGGCCGACTGCTCGGCACTGCGGACGCTGGCTGGGCTGCTGCTGGGCCTCGCCACGATCTACGCGGGCGGGCTCGCCTGGCTGTCGATCGTCGGCGACGTGAACGTGGCCGTCGCGCTGGGACTGCGTCCCTTCGTGCTGATGGACCTGGTGAAGGTGGCGATGGTGCTGGCGATCGCGCGGCGCATCGGCGGGCGGACACGCGCGCGGGTCGCCTGA
- a CDS encoding acetyl-CoA C-acetyltransferase, with product MIDIARDPRTTPVIVSAVRTPIGKFLGALSSLSAPELGAIALREAVARSGIDAQDIAEVIMGNVVQGGVGQAPARQAAIKAGLPDQVSALTINKVCGSGLKAVMLAAQSIRAGDSQVILAGGQESMSNAPFYVYGMRNGVKFGDQTMVDGLVRDGLWCSFCEVHMGGHAEYTAKKASISRQMADEFSVQSHQKAVAAQQAGKFKEEIVPVEIAGRKGTTTVDADEGPRADSSVDSLGKLKPAFREHAPKDVTDPVVTAGNASSMNDGASAVVVVSEEYARAHGLTILARIAAYSTGAVEPKELFFAPIEAVKKLMKKQGSQISDYDLIEANEAFAVQALADGAGLGWDWDRVNVNGGAVALGHPIGASGARVLTTLLHAMIDRDVSTGLATLCLGGGDAVALSVERV from the coding sequence ATGATCGATATCGCACGTGATCCCCGTACGACCCCCGTGATCGTCAGCGCGGTGCGCACGCCCATCGGCAAGTTCCTGGGGGCGCTGTCGTCACTGTCCGCGCCCGAGCTGGGCGCCATCGCCCTGCGCGAGGCCGTTGCGCGGTCGGGGATCGATGCGCAGGACATCGCCGAAGTCATCATGGGCAACGTGGTGCAGGGCGGGGTGGGGCAGGCGCCCGCCCGCCAGGCCGCCATCAAGGCAGGCCTGCCGGACCAGGTCTCCGCGCTCACCATCAACAAGGTGTGCGGCTCGGGGCTCAAGGCGGTGATGCTGGCCGCGCAGTCCATCCGCGCCGGCGACAGCCAGGTGATCCTGGCGGGCGGGCAGGAGTCCATGAGCAACGCCCCGTTCTACGTTTACGGGATGCGGAACGGCGTGAAGTTCGGCGACCAGACGATGGTGGACGGGCTGGTGCGCGACGGGCTGTGGTGCTCGTTCTGCGAGGTGCACATGGGCGGGCACGCCGAGTACACCGCCAAGAAGGCCTCCATCTCCCGCCAGATGGCGGACGAGTTCTCGGTGCAGTCGCACCAGAAGGCCGTCGCCGCGCAGCAGGCCGGCAAGTTCAAGGAAGAGATCGTCCCGGTAGAGATCGCCGGCCGCAAGGGCACCACGACCGTCGATGCGGATGAGGGCCCGCGCGCCGACAGCTCGGTCGATTCGCTCGGCAAGCTGAAGCCGGCCTTCCGGGAGCACGCCCCCAAGGACGTCACGGACCCCGTCGTCACCGCCGGCAACGCCTCGTCCATGAACGACGGCGCGTCCGCCGTGGTGGTGGTCAGCGAGGAGTACGCGCGGGCCCACGGGCTGACCATCCTGGCCCGCATCGCCGCGTACTCGACGGGCGCGGTGGAGCCCAAGGAGCTCTTCTTCGCGCCGATCGAGGCCGTGAAGAAGCTGATGAAGAAGCAGGGGAGCCAGATCAGCGACTACGACCTGATCGAGGCCAACGAGGCGTTCGCCGTGCAGGCGCTGGCGGATGGGGCTGGCCTGGGGTGGGACTGGGACCGCGTGAACGTGAACGGCGGCGCGGTGGCGCTGGGCCACCCCATCGGCGCGTCGGGCGCGCGCGTTCTCACGACGCTGCTGCATGCCATGATCGATCGCGACGTCTCCACCGGCCTGGCCACTCTGTGCCTGGGCGGCGGCGACGCCGTAGCGCTCTCCGTCGAGCGCGTCTAA
- a CDS encoding MBL fold metallo-hydrolase: MTSPERSAALPLVQSRKLGAFTLHAIESGLQRLDGGAMFGVVPKPLWERRIPADERNRIPLGLRCLLVETPDELVLIETGLGNKENDKFRDIYGVDNAASSPAHPDRLHEALASLGFAADDVGIVIDTHLHFDHAGGNTFRDGEGQVCVSFPRARYHVQRGEWEWAHQANERTSASYLPDNYEPVMAAGLLNLVDGDVQIAPGLSVYRTPGHCPHHQSVLIRSEGETACFLADVIPTFAHLPLPWIMGYDVEPLVTLESKRALLSRAVDERWLLVSTHDPFVPWGHPVAEGKGVRLEE; the protein is encoded by the coding sequence GTGACGTCGCCGGAACGGTCGGCGGCGCTGCCGCTGGTGCAGAGCCGCAAGCTGGGCGCGTTCACCCTACACGCCATCGAGAGCGGCCTGCAGCGGCTGGATGGCGGCGCCATGTTCGGCGTGGTGCCCAAGCCGCTCTGGGAACGCCGGATTCCGGCGGACGAGCGCAACCGCATTCCGCTGGGGCTGCGCTGCCTTCTCGTCGAAACGCCCGACGAGCTGGTGCTGATCGAGACGGGGCTCGGCAACAAGGAAAACGACAAGTTCCGCGACATCTACGGCGTCGACAACGCGGCGTCGAGTCCGGCGCACCCGGACCGGCTGCACGAGGCGCTCGCGTCGCTGGGCTTCGCCGCGGACGACGTCGGCATCGTGATCGACACGCACCTGCACTTCGACCACGCGGGAGGGAACACCTTCCGCGACGGCGAGGGGCAGGTGTGTGTTTCATTTCCTCGCGCCCGCTACCACGTGCAACGCGGCGAGTGGGAGTGGGCGCACCAGGCCAACGAGCGAACCTCGGCCAGCTACCTGCCCGACAACTACGAGCCGGTGATGGCGGCGGGGCTGCTGAACCTGGTGGACGGAGATGTGCAGATCGCGCCGGGGCTATCGGTGTACCGAACGCCGGGCCACTGCCCCCACCACCAGTCGGTGCTCATCCGGTCGGAGGGGGAAACGGCGTGTTTCCTGGCCGACGTGATCCCCACCTTCGCGCACCTGCCGCTGCCCTGGATCATGGGCTACGACGTGGAGCCGCTGGTGACGCTGGAAAGCAAGCGCGCCCTGCTGTCGCGCGCGGTGGACGAGCGGTGGCTGCTGGTGTCGACCCACGACCCGTTCGTGCCGTGGGGCCATCCGGTGGCGGAGGGGAAGGGCGTTCGGCTGGAGGAGTGA
- a CDS encoding 3'-5' exonuclease, with the protein MIDIPIPLDGVRLERDGSLTQRALRVLASEPLSSADVAQRVLGITGGAGAAAAAVFALLGSDPRFRVSPQGVWSLAASEPPAAPARRLRDEPFVVVDVETTGGSPKQGHRVTEVAAVRVAGGQIRDTFCTLVNPERPIPGMISSLTGITNAMVAGQPRFAQVAPEVSRALDGCVFVAHNAAFDWRFICHELSMCTGMTLSGRQLCTVRLARKLLPQLPSRSLDGLALFFGLEIESRHRALDDALATARVLIHFIDMLDEQGVADWEGLQAVLGKRKPRAPRKKKRMPQSMEVA; encoded by the coding sequence GTGATCGACATCCCAATTCCGCTGGACGGCGTTCGCCTGGAGCGCGACGGTTCGCTGACGCAGCGCGCCCTGCGCGTCCTGGCCTCCGAGCCCCTTTCCAGCGCCGACGTGGCGCAGCGCGTCCTGGGGATCACCGGCGGCGCGGGCGCGGCCGCCGCGGCCGTGTTCGCCCTGCTGGGCAGCGACCCCCGCTTTCGCGTCTCCCCGCAGGGCGTGTGGTCCCTCGCCGCGTCGGAGCCCCCGGCGGCGCCCGCCCGGCGGCTGCGCGACGAGCCGTTCGTGGTGGTGGACGTGGAAACCACCGGCGGCTCGCCCAAGCAGGGCCACCGGGTGACGGAGGTGGCCGCGGTGCGCGTGGCGGGCGGGCAGATCCGCGACACCTTCTGCACGCTCGTGAACCCCGAGCGGCCGATCCCGGGAATGATCTCGTCGCTGACGGGCATCACCAACGCCATGGTGGCCGGCCAGCCGCGGTTCGCCCAGGTGGCGCCGGAGGTGTCGCGGGCGCTGGACGGGTGCGTGTTCGTGGCCCACAACGCCGCGTTCGACTGGCGCTTCATCTGCCACGAGCTGAGCATGTGCACGGGGATGACGCTCTCCGGCCGCCAGCTGTGCACCGTGCGCCTGGCGCGAAAGCTCCTTCCCCAGCTTCCTTCGCGCTCGCTGGACGGGCTGGCCCTGTTCTTCGGGCTGGAGATCGAGTCGCGCCACCGTGCGTTGGACGACGCCCTGGCCACGGCGCGCGTGCTGATCCACTTCATCGACATGCTCGACGAGCAGGGGGTGGCGGACTGGGAGGGGCTGCAGGCGGTGCTCGGCAAGCGCAAGCCTCGCGCGCCGCGGAAGAAGAAGAGGATGCCGCAGTCGATGGAGGTGGCGTGA
- a CDS encoding arginine deiminase family protein, giving the protein MICHTPGPELLAVTPSNRAQYLHDDIIHLRQAQSEHAQFRAILARFCDVLQVRDLLAEIVDREEVRRFLVNQVMEVAPSEPLGGELYEIPGDQLIRRFIEGKEAPRGPISQLLHKVSYELPPLPNLFFTRDAAMVVNDGVIIGAMRYAVRWTEELLMKALFLYHPLLGNGGFIYDGTEERRSDYTVEGGDVLILRPDLAMVGLSERSSPAAIEGLVEGLKEKAGIDHVVVVVLPAESPAIHLDMIFTMIDRTHCVVYPPYFFGPQRLPALHYRPGGQGVTAHDGIFSALKQVGVELEPVWCGGTHPTLQEREQWSSGCNFVAVRPGIVVGYARNEGTMRELQDKAGYRIVDATDFLAGKALVREGDKAVIAFEGSELVRGGGGGRCMTMPVCRDDIW; this is encoded by the coding sequence GTGATCTGCCACACGCCGGGCCCCGAACTGCTCGCGGTGACGCCCAGCAACCGCGCGCAGTACCTGCACGACGACATCATCCACCTCCGCCAGGCACAGTCGGAGCACGCCCAGTTCCGCGCCATTCTTGCGCGGTTCTGCGACGTGCTGCAGGTGCGCGACCTGCTGGCCGAGATCGTCGACCGGGAAGAGGTGCGCCGGTTCCTGGTCAACCAGGTGATGGAGGTGGCTCCCTCTGAGCCGCTGGGGGGCGAGCTGTACGAAATTCCGGGCGACCAGCTGATCCGCCGGTTCATCGAGGGGAAGGAGGCGCCTCGCGGGCCCATCTCGCAGCTGCTTCACAAGGTGAGCTACGAGCTGCCGCCCCTTCCCAACCTCTTCTTCACCCGCGACGCCGCCATGGTGGTGAACGACGGGGTGATCATCGGGGCGATGAGGTACGCGGTGCGGTGGACGGAAGAGCTGCTGATGAAGGCACTCTTCCTGTACCACCCGCTGCTGGGCAACGGCGGCTTCATCTACGACGGCACCGAGGAGCGCCGCAGCGACTACACCGTCGAGGGCGGCGACGTGCTGATCCTTCGCCCCGACCTGGCGATGGTGGGCCTTTCGGAGCGCAGCAGCCCGGCCGCCATTGAGGGGCTGGTGGAGGGGCTGAAGGAGAAGGCGGGGATCGATCACGTGGTGGTGGTGGTGCTGCCGGCCGAAAGCCCCGCCATCCACCTGGACATGATCTTCACCATGATCGACCGCACGCACTGCGTGGTGTATCCCCCGTACTTCTTCGGGCCGCAGCGGCTTCCCGCGCTGCACTACCGGCCGGGCGGGCAAGGGGTGACGGCGCACGACGGCATCTTCAGCGCCCTCAAGCAGGTGGGCGTGGAACTGGAGCCCGTCTGGTGCGGCGGAACCCACCCCACCCTGCAGGAGCGCGAGCAGTGGAGCAGCGGGTGCAACTTCGTCGCGGTTCGGCCCGGCATCGTCGTGGGCTACGCGCGGAACGAGGGCACCATGCGCGAGCTGCAGGACAAGGCGGGATACCGCATCGTGGACGCGACCGACTTCCTTGCCGGCAAGGCGCTGGTGCGCGAGGGCGACAAGGCCGTGATCGCCTTCGAAGGCTCCGAGCTGGTCCGCGGCGGCGGCGGCGGCCGGTGCATGACCATGCCTGTTTGCCGGGACGACATCTGGTGA
- a CDS encoding redox-sensing transcriptional repressor Rex → MSQAGRREGSAPAVAGCVTRMKKISESAVRRLSLYLRLLQEADAAGAETISSGQLAERGGTTSAQVRKDLSLFGSFGKRGLGYSVQELLGRIREILGLQKTWRVALVGAGKLGSALFSYRDFEARGFHIRAVFDSDPRKVGTTLGGLTVCADEEMERTLAGEQVEMAILAVPADAAQQVADRIVAAGVRGILNFAPVRLKVPRGVVLKNVDVTLELEGLSFALNPR, encoded by the coding sequence ATTTCACAAGCTGGGCGCCGGGAAGGATCGGCGCCTGCCGTCGCGGGCTGCGTCACGCGCATGAAGAAGATTTCCGAGTCGGCCGTGCGCCGGCTTTCGCTGTACCTTCGCCTGCTGCAGGAAGCCGATGCCGCGGGCGCCGAAACCATCTCCAGCGGCCAGCTGGCCGAACGGGGCGGCACCACCAGCGCGCAGGTGCGCAAGGACCTGTCGCTGTTCGGCTCGTTCGGCAAGCGGGGGCTGGGCTATTCGGTGCAGGAGCTGCTGGGCCGCATCCGCGAGATCCTGGGGCTGCAGAAGACCTGGCGCGTGGCCCTGGTGGGAGCGGGCAAGCTGGGCTCCGCCCTGTTCTCCTACCGCGACTTCGAGGCGCGCGGCTTTCACATCCGCGCCGTGTTCGATTCCGATCCGCGCAAGGTGGGCACCACCTTGGGCGGGCTGACGGTGTGTGCCGACGAGGAGATGGAGCGCACGCTGGCCGGCGAGCAGGTGGAGATGGCCATCCTGGCCGTGCCGGCGGACGCGGCGCAGCAGGTGGCCGACCGCATCGTGGCGGCGGGAGTGCGCGGCATCCTGAACTTCGCCCCCGTGCGGCTGAAGGTGCCCCGGGGCGTGGTGCTGAAGAACGTGGACGTGACGCTGGAGCTTGAAGGCCTCTCGTTCGCCCTCAACCCTCGCTGA
- a CDS encoding type II toxin-antitoxin system VapC family toxin, with the protein MISYLAALPSRDPTTARNQRITREWWDTRRKDFELHSSGFVIEEAEQGDEVYARRRLALLKGINLLPAQPIAERLASELLRSIPLPAKAAQDASHIAIAAVGGMGYLLTWNCKHIANPRLQLRIRQAVRKAGFVEPLLCTPADLMAGR; encoded by the coding sequence GTGATCAGCTACCTGGCCGCGCTCCCCAGCCGCGACCCGACCACGGCACGCAACCAACGGATCACGCGCGAGTGGTGGGACACGCGGCGGAAGGACTTCGAACTCCATAGCTCGGGGTTCGTGATCGAAGAGGCGGAACAGGGGGACGAGGTCTATGCGAGAAGGCGGCTGGCATTGCTGAAGGGCATCAACCTGCTGCCCGCCCAGCCGATTGCCGAACGACTGGCCTCGGAACTGCTCCGCTCCATCCCGCTTCCTGCGAAGGCCGCGCAAGATGCCTCGCACATTGCGATCGCGGCTGTCGGCGGAATGGGTTATCTTCTGACGTGGAATTGCAAGCACATCGCGAATCCGCGTCTGCAACTGCGGATACGGCAAGCCGTTCGGAAGGCTGGCTTCGTCGAGCCGTTGCTCTGTACCCCGGCGGACCTGATGGCCGGGCGGTAG
- the rsmA gene encoding 16S rRNA (adenine(1518)-N(6)/adenine(1519)-N(6))-dimethyltransferase RsmA, with amino-acid sequence MPRDPAAPHRAKRSLGQNFLVDPNIQRKIVDSLRPSLDDEVMEIGPGRMALTQHLAGRVGRLVLVELDNTLAARLEERFAGDASVEIVHEDVLQVPLERISADPSRLKVIGNIPYNITTPIIFGLLERRPRPAEIVVMIQREVADRILAPPGGKTYGALAVGVRAVAKVERVLNVSREAFRPAPDVMSTVIRIVPLNPPPLTEDDEAALRVLTRAAFGQRRKQFQRILRDAYSLSPEQVQGLEGETGMDLTARPESFAPERFIDLARALRSAGHAAKSAPGGDPG; translated from the coding sequence ATGCCGCGCGATCCCGCCGCCCCCCACCGCGCCAAGCGGTCGCTGGGGCAGAACTTCCTGGTCGATCCCAACATCCAGCGAAAGATCGTAGACTCCCTTCGCCCGTCCCTGGACGACGAGGTGATGGAGATCGGGCCGGGGCGGATGGCGCTGACGCAGCACCTGGCCGGGCGCGTGGGCCGGCTGGTGCTGGTGGAGCTGGACAACACGCTCGCGGCACGGCTGGAGGAGCGCTTCGCCGGCGACGCGTCGGTGGAGATCGTGCACGAGGACGTGCTGCAGGTGCCGCTGGAGCGCATCTCGGCGGACCCCTCGCGGCTGAAGGTGATCGGCAACATCCCGTACAACATCACCACGCCCATCATCTTCGGGCTGCTGGAGCGGCGGCCACGGCCCGCCGAGATCGTGGTGATGATCCAGCGCGAGGTGGCGGACCGCATCCTGGCGCCGCCGGGGGGCAAGACGTACGGCGCGCTGGCCGTGGGGGTACGTGCCGTGGCGAAGGTGGAGCGCGTGCTGAACGTCAGCCGCGAGGCGTTTCGCCCGGCGCCCGACGTGATGTCGACGGTCATCCGCATCGTGCCGCTGAACCCGCCGCCGCTGACGGAGGACGACGAGGCCGCACTGCGGGTGCTCACGCGTGCGGCGTTCGGCCAGCGGCGCAAGCAGTTCCAGCGCATCCTCCGCGACGCGTACAGCCTGTCTCCCGAGCAGGTGCAGGGCCTGGAGGGAGAGACGGGGATGGACCTGACCGCGCGCCCGGAATCGTTCGCCCCCGAGCGCTTCATCGACCTCGCCCGCGCGCTGCGTTCGGCGGGCCACGCCGCGAAGTCCGCGCCCGGCGGCGATCCCGGCTGA
- a CDS encoding GAF domain-containing SpoIIE family protein phosphatase, producing MTTAAPSPPRLPASARGVLDDFRRAFGEAALVWQRTGDGWDPAGAHPAADGRSADAAAEVPGTALRVEIRDGTAEDSAAAARFLGAMLARAAKHEDEIRSFSREIGERYEEITLLYSISEILGSIISLENAARTILGEVASILSARRAALWVHDRDTGMIRLAAVVGGEGHSEPVAVDDPCSITAAVFREGRHVLLGPGEEYQREDCTSGARQRGSFLSVPVSYTPPEGETRAVGVINLIGRETNEGFSAGDLKLLSAIASQIGAAVENNRLIAESLRQQRLARELELAHDLQLKLLPPLEQFRGYAEVAARCVPAESVGGDFYHLFRLPNNRLGVLIGDVSSHGFGAALIMALTISAVAIHASEGDAPSEVLHRTHRAVIDELENTEMYLTLVYAVIDPAAGTLTYSNAGHGHAFRILASGEAQRLAATDPPFGIVDRDTYAETTVEWVSGEDLLFLFTDGLSDALDAGEIEGERVLLEVATDMRREPPEDICARLFDRAGEATHVPPDDRTAVVVRF from the coding sequence GTGACTACGGCCGCCCCCAGCCCTCCCCGCCTTCCCGCCTCCGCGCGCGGCGTGCTCGACGACTTTCGCCGGGCATTCGGCGAAGCCGCGCTCGTCTGGCAGCGCACGGGCGACGGTTGGGACCCGGCGGGCGCTCACCCCGCCGCGGACGGCCGCTCGGCCGACGCGGCCGCGGAGGTGCCCGGGACGGCGCTGCGCGTGGAGATCCGCGACGGCACGGCCGAGGACTCGGCGGCCGCGGCGCGGTTCCTGGGCGCCATGCTGGCGCGCGCGGCCAAGCACGAGGACGAGATCCGCTCCTTCAGCCGCGAGATCGGTGAGCGCTACGAAGAGATCACGCTGCTGTACTCCATCAGCGAGATCCTGGGCTCCATCATCTCGCTGGAGAACGCGGCGCGCACCATCCTGGGCGAGGTGGCCAGCATCCTCAGCGCCCGGCGCGCCGCCCTGTGGGTGCACGACCGCGACACGGGGATGATCCGGCTGGCCGCAGTGGTGGGGGGCGAAGGGCACTCCGAGCCGGTGGCGGTCGACGACCCATGCTCCATCACCGCGGCCGTGTTCCGCGAGGGGCGCCACGTGCTCCTGGGGCCGGGCGAGGAGTACCAGCGCGAGGACTGCACGAGCGGCGCGCGGCAGCGGGGCTCGTTCCTGTCCGTCCCCGTCAGCTACACCCCGCCGGAGGGTGAGACCCGGGCGGTGGGGGTCATCAACCTGATCGGGCGCGAAACCAACGAGGGCTTCTCGGCCGGCGACCTGAAGCTGCTGTCGGCCATCGCCAGCCAGATCGGCGCCGCGGTCGAGAACAACCGGCTGATCGCCGAGTCCTTGCGGCAGCAGCGGCTGGCGCGCGAACTGGAGCTGGCGCACGACCTCCAGTTGAAGCTGCTTCCCCCGCTGGAGCAGTTCCGGGGCTACGCCGAGGTGGCCGCGCGATGCGTGCCGGCCGAATCGGTGGGCGGCGACTTCTACCACCTCTTCCGGCTTCCCAACAACCGCCTGGGCGTGCTGATCGGCGACGTCAGCAGCCATGGGTTCGGCGCGGCGCTGATCATGGCGCTCACCATCAGCGCCGTGGCCATCCACGCCTCCGAGGGCGACGCCCCGTCCGAGGTGCTTCACCGTACCCACCGCGCGGTGATCGACGAGCTGGAAAACACCGAGATGTACCTGACGCTGGTATACGCGGTGATCGATCCCGCCGCCGGCACGCTCACCTACTCAAACGCGGGCCACGGCCATGCCTTCCGCATCCTGGCCAGCGGCGAGGCCCAGCGGCTGGCCGCCACTGACCCGCCGTTCGGCATCGTCGACCGCGACACCTACGCCGAGACCACGGTGGAGTGGGTGAGCGGCGAAGACCTTCTCTTTCTCTTCACCGACGGACTTTCCGACGCGCTGGACGCGGGCGAGATCGAGGGCGAGCGGGTGCTGCTGGAGGTGGCGACCGACATGCGCCGCGAGCCCCCCGAGGATATCTGCGCGCGCCTGTTCGACCGGGCCGGCGAGGCCACGCACGTTCCGCCCGACGACCGCACCGCCGTCGTCGTCCGCTTCTGA
- a CDS encoding ATP-binding protein: MAKPDIGGAPPEQSVFVLELPSDPRVIEGAVGYLSDRLRAYDFDGARLTLNFRVGMAEVLANAMIYGNGSDPDKRVRVEVELSRDAVSVQVQDEGTGFDPGHVPDPTLPENLDLCGGRGIFLIRTLMDEVRYNDAGNCVRLVLRRDESRRRASGE, translated from the coding sequence ATGGCGAAACCCGACATCGGCGGCGCTCCCCCCGAGCAGAGCGTGTTCGTGCTGGAGCTGCCCAGCGACCCGCGGGTCATCGAGGGAGCCGTGGGCTACCTCTCCGACCGGCTGCGGGCCTACGACTTCGACGGCGCGCGGCTGACCCTCAACTTTCGCGTGGGGATGGCCGAGGTGCTGGCCAATGCCATGATCTATGGCAACGGCAGCGACCCCGACAAGCGCGTGCGCGTGGAGGTGGAGCTGTCGCGCGACGCGGTGTCCGTCCAGGTGCAGGACGAGGGCACCGGCTTCGACCCCGGCCACGTGCCAGATCCCACCCTTCCCGAAAACCTCGACCTCTGCGGCGGGCGCGGAATCTTCCTGATCCGCACGCTGATGGACGAGGTGCGCTACAACGACGCGGGCAACTGCGTTCGCCTGGTGCTGCGCCGCGACGAGTCGCGGCGCCGCGCCTCGGGCGAGTAA
- a CDS encoding STAS domain-containing protein — MSFHTSKNNGVVVVDVDGQLIVGNRQELKQKVLDELEGGERKFLIDFSNTGYIDSSGLGVLVSLSKKIREQGGELRLANLNEDLRTLFELTKLDTLFNIADTREAALTGF; from the coding sequence ATGAGCTTCCACACGAGCAAGAACAATGGTGTGGTGGTGGTCGATGTGGATGGGCAGCTCATCGTGGGCAACCGCCAGGAGCTGAAGCAGAAGGTGCTCGACGAGCTGGAAGGCGGGGAGCGCAAGTTTCTCATCGACTTCTCCAACACCGGCTACATCGATTCGTCCGGCCTGGGCGTGCTCGTGAGCCTGTCGAAGAAGATCCGCGAGCAGGGTGGCGAGCTGCGGCTGGCCAACCTGAACGAGGACCTGCGGACGCTGTTCGAGCTCACCAAGCTCGACACGCTGTTCAACATCGCAGACACTCGCGAAGCGGCCCTCACGGGCTTCTGA